CCATGCATCCCCGAAAATCTTTTTGGCCACATCCATGCCCAGGATCGCCACGTCACGCCCCGTCTCCAGGTCGAGGGGAGAAAAATTCCGGCCCACCTCCAGGGTATACCCACTGCTGTAAAGGTAATTTTCATCCCCGCCGATCACCCGGACGGTGGGGTTGGTCTTGTGTATTCCGTAAAAAACCGTGGCATTGAAGTCACCCGTTTGGGCAATGCTGACCGCCGCTGGAAAAGTAAACCGGTCCTTAAACGTCTTGGCCTGGTAAAAAGTGATCACCTGCCCTTCCTGCGACTTTTTTACCTTTTCCGCGTTTTTGCGGGACGTCTTTTTGACATCATTCCCATCGTCCCCCAAAAAATCGTGCGCCCTATAATGGATCACAAAAGTATTGGCGCCCAAAAGCGTGAAATTCTCATAGATACTGTTATCCATGGCCTCGATGGCCGTCATGATCCCCACCAGGGCCGTGATACCCAGCGCAATAATAGAGATCGTGATCCCGGCCCTCAGCCGGTTGGCCTTGATCGTATGAAATGCCAGCGAAAATGTATCTGAAAACCTCATGAGGGTCTTTATGTCCCTCTAAAATACCAAAAGATCGCTAGAAGAAAAGTTTCCAGTTGATGAGCAGGTCATACGGCATGATCCCCAGCAGGATGATCAAAACGGTCAACCCGACCATACCGACCTTCAGCCCGGTGCTGACGGGCGCCGTCGCCGGATTGCCTTCCTTGAAGTACATCGCCTGGATCAGCCGGAAGTAGTAATACACGCTGACCGCCGCGCAAAGGACCGCAAAGACCAGCATATAGGGCCCCTGCCCGCTCTTGATCAGCGCATACAGCATGTAATATTTCCCAAGGAATCCGCCCGTGAGCGGTATCCCCGCCAGGGACAACAGACAGATCGCCGTCGTAAGCGCCAGGAGCGGCTCCTTTTTGGCAAGTCCGTTAAAGCCTTCATAAGCATGGTCCTTCACCTTGCTCAAGGTAGCAAAGACGCCGACCGTCGCCAGGCAATAGGAGGCGGTGTACACCAGGAAACCGTCGGTGGCTTCGGTATTGTGACTGTACACGGCCATGAGCATAAAACCGGCCTGGGCAATGCTGGAATAGGCCATCATCCGCTTGGCGCTTTGCTGAAAAACCGCGGTCAGGTTGCCGATCAGCAGGGTGAGGACGATCAGGACCAGCATGGCGCTGCCCCAGGAATACTGGGTGTTCGCATAACCGTCCCCGAAAAGCCTCAGGAAAGCGATAAAACCACCCGCCTTGACGATGGTGGCCATAAAAGAGGAAAACACCGTGGGGGCGCCGTCGTACACGTCCGGCGTCCAGAAGTGGAAGGGTGCGGCCGAGACCTTAAAGGCCATGGCAAACATCAGCAGTAGCAAACCCACCTTCGACAACACGGGAAGCGACGCCGCCATCATCCCGAAAGGAGAAGCGGCCGGTCCGAGGTTAAAGCTGCCCGTATCCCCGTAGATCAGCGTGATACCCAGCAGCATGACGCCGGTGATGAACGACCCCATCAGGAAATACTTCAGGGAAGCCTCGTTGCTTTTCAGGTTCTTTTTGTCCGACCCGGTCAGGATATACAAGGGGATAGACAGGATCTCGATGCCTAAGAAAAGCATCAGCAGGTTATTGTAAGAAGCGGACAGGGTGATCCCCGTTATAACGAAAAAGATCAGCGCATAGTAGTCAAAGCCCCCGTTGCCCACCGCCTCGATTTCCCGTCCGGACAACAGGAAATAAAATAAGGTCGCCACCAGGATCACCGAAAGGAACAGCTCGGTGAACCCGTCGAAGGACAGCATTCCACCGAAGGTCGAGTGTGTGATCACCACATTGCTCACGTCGCCAATCGAGCCCAGCAGCAAAACGAGGGCGCCGGCAATGGCGAGGTACGTAGCATAGCCGCCTTTTTTGAAAACAAGGCCGCTAAACATCATCACAATGCCCCAGATGGTTGACAGTATTAGTACGTTCATGTTGCTTCGAAAATTATATATGCTGTGCGATAATGGCGTGAACCGTGTCCTGGGTCATCTTGAACAAGGGGTCGGGATATACCCCGAAGACGATGATCAGGATCGTGATACCCGCCAGCATCAGTTTTTGGTTTATCGTAAGATCCGTCATGGCGGCCGTCAGGCTGTTCTCCTTCCCATAGATCACCTTTTGTACCATACGCAGGGTATAGACCGCACCGAGGATGATGCTCAGCCCGGCAAAGGCCATGTACCATACGTTGAAGTGGTACAGTCCGTTAAACATCAGGAACTCCCCGATAAAGGCGTTGGTCAGGGGCAGCGCGACGTTGGCCAGCGACATGACCACGAGCAGGATGGCCAGGACGGGTGCATTGGCAGCCATCCCCCCCAGCTCGCTCATCTTTCGGGTGCCCAACTTCTGTTCAATGGCGTCGATGACGATCCACAACCCGATGATATTGATGCCGTGGTTGAAGAGCTGAACCATCACTCCCTGTAACCCTTCCTGGTTGACGGAGAAAATCGCCGCGCACATCAGGCCGATGTGGGCGATGGAGGAATAAGCCACCATCCGCTTCAGGTCATCCTGCCGGAGCGCCACCAGCGAAGCATACACCATCCCGACCACGCTAAGACCGATGACCACATTTTCGAAATGATGAACGGCCTCGGGGAAAATAGGAACGACCCACCGGATGACGCCCAGCAGACCCATCTTCACCATCACCCCGCTCAGGATCATGGTCACCGAGGTGGGGGATTGTTCATACGTATCGGGCTGCCAGGTGTGGAAAGGCCAGATAGGCATCTTGATGGCAAACGCCACGAAGAACATCCAGAACA
This region of Dinghuibacter silviterrae genomic DNA includes:
- a CDS encoding NADH-quinone oxidoreductase subunit N — translated: MNVLILSTIWGIVMMFSGLVFKKGGYATYLAIAGALVLLLGSIGDVSNVVITHSTFGGMLSFDGFTELFLSVILVATLFYFLLSGREIEAVGNGGFDYYALIFFVITGITLSASYNNLLMLFLGIEILSIPLYILTGSDKKNLKSNEASLKYFLMGSFITGVMLLGITLIYGDTGSFNLGPAASPFGMMAASLPVLSKVGLLLLMFAMAFKVSAAPFHFWTPDVYDGAPTVFSSFMATIVKAGGFIAFLRLFGDGYANTQYSWGSAMLVLIVLTLLIGNLTAVFQQSAKRMMAYSSIAQAGFMLMAVYSHNTEATDGFLVYTASYCLATVGVFATLSKVKDHAYEGFNGLAKKEPLLALTTAICLLSLAGIPLTGGFLGKYYMLYALIKSGQGPYMLVFAVLCAAVSVYYYFRLIQAMYFKEGNPATAPVSTGLKVGMVGLTVLIILLGIMPYDLLINWKLFF
- a CDS encoding complex I subunit 4 family protein; translation: MLALLLFLIPLVTGCIAFLLKQGNAAKIWSLLSSLATLGVSVAAAMDKSATARSFHASWLQGLGASFTLSIDGMGAILVLLTGVSLVLVLVSTYRNTYKNPSVYYGLLLLSQAGLMGVFLAMDGLLFYFFWELALIPVYFLSSGWGGERRIQVTFKFFIYTFVGSLIMLVGLLYLYALNPQASFALESLYKVKLNADQQDILFWMFFVAFAIKMPIWPFHTWQPDTYEQSPTSVTMILSGVMVKMGLLGVIRWVVPIFPEAVHHFENVVIGLSVVGMVYASLVALRQDDLKRMVAYSSIAHIGLMCAAIFSVNQEGLQGVMVQLFNHGINIIGLWIVIDAIEQKLGTRKMSELGGMAANAPVLAILLVVMSLANVALPLTNAFIGEFLMFNGLYHFNVWYMAFAGLSIILGAVYTLRMVQKVIYGKENSLTAAMTDLTINQKLMLAGITILIIVFGVYPDPLFKMTQDTVHAIIAQHI